Proteins from a genomic interval of Antedon mediterranea chromosome 5, ecAntMedi1.1, whole genome shotgun sequence:
- the LOC140050141 gene encoding GDP-Man:Man(3)GlcNAc(2)-PP-Dol alpha-1,2-mannosyltransferase-like, whose amino-acid sequence MKKIIKMVASTFIQIILILQRLLWNLLFLALLIISPIVIIISCSFVYIKSSIQRNKHKKIPHLWEKTENGMQPVVVGFFHPYCNAGGGGERVLWCAIQALQRRYSFVRCVVYTGDQNVTGEEIILKAKQRFNITVEKPVEFVFLKRRHLVEASTYPFFTLLGQSLGSVGLGLEALQKFTPDLYIDTMGYAFTIPLFKYIGNCRTGSYVHYPTISTDMLARVAERREAHNNPGFIARNPVLSCFKLVYYRLFAYLYGIMGARNEVIMVNSSWTENHILDIWKCPQKTSIVYPPCDTSGFLKLPLHDGSLHQHTIVSVAQFRPEKDHQLQIRAFNKLLKNYSDDPYRNLRLILVGSCRNREDMERVDELRELCERFNIRANVEFKLNVSFDELKKHLSEATIGLHTMWNEHFGIGVVECMAAGTIILAHNSGGPKKDIVVRYNGQPTGFLATDVDEYADAMATILLMKKADRLKIRENARESVKRFSEEVFEREFLIATELLFR is encoded by the exons atgaagaaaataattaaaatggttGCATCAACATTCATCCAGATTATTCTAATTTTACAAAG gtTACTTTGGAATCTACTTTTTCTTGCATTGCTTATAATTAGTCCTATTGTCATCATAATATCATGTTCATTTGTGTACATCAAGTCATCTATTCAACGTAATAAACACAAGAAAATACCACATCTATGGGAAAAAACGGAAAATGGAATGCAACCAGTTGTTGTAGGGTTTTTCCACCCTTATTGCAACGCAGGCGGAGGAGGGGAGAGGGTACTATGGTGCGCCATACAAGCATTGCAAAGGAG gTACTCATTTGTACGTTGTGTAGTCTACACCGGCGATCAGAATGTCACGGGTGAGGAGATCATCTTAAAAGCAAAACAACGATTTAACATTACAGTTGAAAAACCGGTTGAATTTGTGTTTCTGAAGAGACGTCATCTAGTAGAGGCCAGCACGTACCCTTTCTTCACGCTACTGGGACAGAGTCTCGGCTCTGTAGGCCTAGGGCTAGAAGCTTTGCAGAAATTCACCCCAGATTTGTACATAGATACGATGGGTTATGCGTTTACCATCCCGCTTTTTAAGTACATTGGTAATTGCCGCACAGGGTCGTATGTGCATTATCCAACTATAAGTACGGACATGCTGGCGAGAGTTGCGGAACGAAGAGAGGCTCACAATAATCCCGGTTTTATTGCAAGAAATCCTGTGCTCAGCTGCTTCAAACTGGTTTATTATCGTCTTTTTGCGTACCTCTACGGTATCATGGGTGCGCGTAACGAAGTCATAATGGTTAATTCTTCATGGACCGAAAACCATATTTTAGATATTTGGAAATGCCCGCAAAAAACCAGCATAGTGTATCCGCCTTGCGATACGTCAGGATTTCTTAAATTACCATTACACGACGGATCGTTGCATCAGCATACCATCGTTTCCGTTGCGCAATTTAGACCAGAAAAAGACCATCAATTACAAATCCGAGCATTTAACAAACTATTAAAGAATTATTCGGATGATCCGTATCGTAATCTGCGCTTGATACTGGTGGGAAGCTGCAGGAACAGAGAGGATATGGAGCGGGTTGATGAGCTTCGTGAATTATGCGAACGGTTTAACATACGTGCCAACGTTGAATTCAAGTTAAATGTTAGTTTCGATGAGCTTAAAAAACACCTCTCAGAGGCTACTATTGGTCTTCATACTATGTGGAATGAACATTTTGGAATAG GTGTTGTGGAGTGTATGGCAGCTGGTACAATCATACTTGCTCACAATTCAGGCGGACCAAAGAAGGACATCGTTGTCCGGTACAACGGCCAACCAACTGGTTTCCTAGCAACTGATGTTGACGAGTATGCGGATGCCATGGCAACTATCTTACTAATGAAAAAAGCTGATAGATTAAAAATACGTGAAAATGCTCGTGAATCGGTTAAACGATTTTCAGAAGAAGTGTTTGAAAGAGAATTTTTGATAGCAACAGAACTTTTGTTTCGATAA